The DNA segment CGGGGAGACGGTGGAGGGGACCGAGAGGGCGTGGGCGATCCCCGCCGTCGCGGGCGGCGTCGTCGCCGTCGTCACGGCCGGCGCCCTCGGCCTCGGCCCGCTCGCCGCGGTGCCCGCGGTCACGTGGACGCTCCTCAGCGTCGTCGGCATCTTCGTGATCGTCGCCCTGCAGTCGGCGACCTGACCGCGAAGGGGCTCAGTCGCTGACGAGCTGCTCGAGGAAGTGGTACTCCCGCTGCTTGAGCTCCGTCTCGTAGTACTGAAACGCCGCGAGAGACAGCAGCGCGGCGGCGAACGCGACGCTCGTCACCGGCGGAGCGAGCCCGATAAGCTGGACGACGGCGAGCGCGCTGCCGACGACCGCGAGGGCTCCGTAGTACACCGGCCATCGGCGGCGCGGCTCCGATTCGGACTCCAAGATCGCTTCGACCTCCTCGATCCGGTCCGTCAGCGACACCGCCTTCGTGTCGCTGTCGTACCGGACCAGACCGACCTCCTCCAGCTTCGGAACGTGGGTCTGGTACAGCGAGATGTAGAACCGCTTGACGATGTCGTCGTCGACCTCGCCGTCGCTCTCGGCCTTCGCCGTGTCCTTTGCGAGATCCCGTAACACCGCCCTGCCACCGCGTCGGTGGAGATGGTACAGGATCAGCCGTCGCCGCGAACTACTCAGCACCTCGAACACCTCGTCTTTCGTGATTTCCTCCATGGGTTCAGATCTCCGCTTCGCGCGCAGACGACGGCCACCGTTCCTGCGGTCGACTTGGGTGAACGGGTACCCGATCAACCCATACTCAGTTTGTTATCACCCCCATATCGGCGCTATTCACTCCCTGATTGCCCGCGTCCGGACCGGGACGGCGATCGGTCGATGCGGGCGTCCCCGGCTCCGGAACGACGCGAGACGGTGACGGGCGAGCGACGGAGCGAGTCGAGCGCCCGCCCGGCGGACGCCGTGCGCGACGGGTCCGCTCGCGGCGCGGGTTCGCACGGATATTCGACGACCGCGACGGGAGCGAGGCGAACGGTCGCCGACCGTCTGCAGGGGTCGCGAGGGCCGGTTTCGCCCCCGGGACGAAGCGGAGATCGAACGATGTCAACGGGTGAGGCAGTGTATAACAAAAGCCGTGTCAATGCGTTGTCGTAGTATGCTCCGCCGGGCGGGTCCGAGCGCGGACTCGGCCCGGGGGGACCAACACGGAGCCTCCGACATGACCACTAGCACGCGCCGAACGAAGCGGAACCGACGGCCCCTGCCTCCCCGACTCGAAACGGACGGACGCGGGGTCCGCGGCGGGGACCGGTACTGACGATGTACGACGGCGAGACCGTCGGCGTCGTCGTCCCGGCGTACAACGAGGCCGGTCACGTCGGCGAGGTGATCGAGACGATTCCCTCCTACGTCGACCGGATATACGCGGTCGACGACGCGTCGACCGACGAGACGTGGCCGGAGATACGCGAACACGCGCGGCGTCGGAACGAACGGACGACGGCTC comes from the Halorubrum depositum genome and includes:
- a CDS encoding DUF7344 domain-containing protein, whose product is MEEITKDEVFEVLSSSRRRLILYHLHRRGGRAVLRDLAKDTAKAESDGEVDDDIVKRFYISLYQTHVPKLEEVGLVRYDSDTKAVSLTDRIEEVEAILESESEPRRRWPVYYGALAVVGSALAVVQLIGLAPPVTSVAFAAALLSLAAFQYYETELKQREYHFLEQLVSD